DNA from Candidatus Binataceae bacterium:
ACGCCTATCAGTTCAATCGTCTTGCGCGGCAGGATGCCTGAGGTCCACGGGTTGGTCGTCATCCTCGCGCAGGCTTCGGCCCAGTCAGGGTCCCACGTGCGGAGTTGTTCCAAAGCAGCGTCCCAAGGCCCGCCGATTCCGGTTTGTTTTGGAGTCGTCATTTCTCTGCCTTGAAAGACAAAAGCCGGTTCAGCGGCTGCGTACAGCTCCGTTCCGGAAGCTGCACGCAGCCGGCCGGACACCTTCTATGTCGATGTCGTCGTACTACAGAATGCGAGTCGGGTTCGACGGGACGGCCGCCGCCTTGGGTATCCGCCCGTCGGTCTCGTAGGTCAGGAATCCATTGTAGCCTTCAGCGCGATTTGGCGGCAGCCCGAGGTTGAACAGCGTCTCTTCCACGGTGTCGTACCAAACGCCGACTTTCATGATCTTGCGGGCTTCCTCAGCCGTCGCCACCCTGCGGCCAAACTGCTCGCAGAGCTTCACGGCCCACTCGATCTGCTTCACGGAATCCCAACGCTGTTTCTTCGCGTCCCAGATATTGTCCTCGTTGCCGACCCGTATATGGAGGCCCAGGATCAGCGCAAGATTCTGGATAGCTATATTGCCGCGCATGCTGCTCCAGAACGTCGCGCTGCTCGACCCGTGCGGCGTGCGCCGAACCATCTCCATCCAGTCGAACGGATTGCGGCCCATCGTGCCGCCGCCGTAGCCGCAGAGGGCCACGTTGAGCGGCCCCATATAGACGCCAGTGCGGATTAGGCGTTCGATGATCTCGAGCTGGTGAACGGTGCCGGGCACGAAATACGGTTGAATCTTGTGGGCGCGAAGGCGCTTGAGATGTTCAACATAGAAGGCCGGCGTCGAATCCACGACCATGTTGGCCCACGCGGCCGCCACCTTGGGGTCATCCAGGTGCGTTCCCTTGGCGTCGCCCGGCACGAAGGCGCTGGTGATGTCCCAAAGCGTCGTGCCGGTCGTCACCGTCACGAACTCGGGCTTCGGGTTAAGCTCGGTCAGCATGTGGCGGGTGTCATAGTCGAGCCACTTGGCCTTGGCTTCCGCCGTGTGCGGGGCGAACGAAATCGATCCGCCAACCTGGAGAATCATCTTCGGCACCGCTTCCTTGAGGCGCCCGATGAAGTAGTTGTACTCGTCGAAGTTCGCGGAGCCCTGACCGGTCTTGGGATCGCGTATGTGAACGTGCAGCATCGTGGCACCGGCGTTGTAACAATCGACCGCTCGCTGAAGCTGCTCGTCCCAGGTAAGCGGGATATCGCAGTCGCCGGGCAGCCATTCCGGTCCGAAGGGCGCCGCGGTGATGATCAGCGGCGCCATATTCTCCGGGAATAACGAATCGTCCGTGAAATACATGAAGGAGTCCTCCTGAAAGTCCTGATTTCTGCGTACTAAATGTCTTGCGAGACGCTCTTCTTGCCGTCAGACCTTGGTCTTGTCGAGCGCACTTCTGCTCGAGATCGTTTTGCCAAAAGCGGCTTTGCCGACGAATCCTGCTCACCCGCGAGCAGCCTGCGGATGCTGGTGAGGGAAGCGCCGCGCCCCCATTCTGCTAGCGGACGGCCTCGATCACAGGAGGCTTCCAGCTACCGTCCAGGATCGACGGCGAGTGCTCTCTGGGCCAGTACAGACGCAGCATGGGGATGAATTCGCCCTTGGGAGCAGGCAGCCAGTTCGATTCCCTGGCTTCGCCGGGCGAATCGGCCTGAAGGTACAAATCCACCGACCCGTCCGCGTTGGTCACGAATTTGTTCCGCTGGCTGAGCGTGTAGCGGTTTAACGGGTTCGGAACGAAGAAGTAGTGGCTATCGTACATCGTCAGTGACCAGAATCCGTTGACGGGCGGTAGTGCGCCCTTGGCGAAATGCATCACGTACTTCTTCGACGCGCCGTCATAGTGCTTGCCGTGCACATCCGCCCTTGAGGTCGGGTAGATCGCGTCCTGCGGACGATTCGCCCCCAAGCCGATAGCCGTTATCAGGGCGCGCTGGAGATAGTCCGTGCCATAGATTCCCGTCTTGGTTGTCACGACCCAGCCGTTTATCGGTTTCATGTGTTTGAAGTACTCGAGGATCTTGACCATCGCGAACTTCGGCACGGCTTTAACCAGCTCCTCGTCGAGCAGGCCAAGCTTGCTCGAGTCGAACTTCTGTCCCGGGACAAGACCAATCCTGGCCATCTTGGCCAGCATCGGAGCATCCGCCGCCGCCGGCGGATTGTCTTTCATCAGCTTCGCCAGGTAGTTGAAGTAGGCGTAGGTGTCCAACGAATCGACCTGGTCGCGGACCGCCTTCTTCATATCGAAGGCTGGATCGACTTGCCCCGCCGGGGGCGTGTAGGCCTTGCCATAGGAACTCAATGGAACAACCGAGAACTTGTCCTGCAGCTCGTGAACGGCTTGATAGTCTTCCGGCGTGCCGGTGCAATAGATGCGTCCGAGCAACCAGACAATTCCGGTCGGCGATTTGAGTTCTTTCACTCCGTCAGGAAGCTTTCCCGTCCACCCGGGCCCCGTGATCGCGTACCGCTGAGCTCCGCCGCCGCTGGTGCGCTTGCCCGGGACCGCGAAAACATCGGTCCACCCGTCGAGCATCGGCAACAGATAGTAGCGATCGCCCATGTCGGGCACGCTGATAATCCACGGCTCCTTGGAAACGTCGAGCCAGACGATCGTATAGAGGGTGTCCGCGTTCGGTGCGGTGACGCTGTGGTCATCGACCGCCGGATAAGTCCGCAGCTTGAGCAGCTGACCCATGGGAGCACGGCTGGAGTCGGGCTCGGCGACGTTGGTCAGCGCTCGACGCGTCATGTCCATGGTCACCAACGGGTATCCGTAGATGTAGGCCTGGGTGGCGATGTCCATCACGTCCTCGGCATAGGCACGATGGCCGCCAGTGCTGAGGATGATCGCGGCTATCAGCGATGCAGCCATCGAATGCCAACGAGCCCGTTTCGGTCTTGCAGCGGCAGGATTCATTCTTGGACCAACTCTCTTTCGGTAAGTGAAAGCCTTCAGGCAGCAGTGATTCTCTAGCGGTCCTGCTTTCGGCGGACCTCTTCTCACCAGATATCCTGCGAGAAGTCCACGCCGGGCGGCTATCGGACCTTGGTCCGATCGAAACCCGCGCACTTGCGCTGGACACTGCATGGGCAAGGCGATTCTGGCTCCCGTACATCGCGGCGAGCGCTCCGCGCATGCAAGCGATAGAAACACCGCTTCGGCGCGTGCTACCGTCAAAGATACCCGGTTCGCGCCGCCGGGAAGCTCCCCGGGAGATTAACGATCACTATGAGCGACGAGCACGGCCAGGCGGCCTCCGGACGCAAGCCCAACCGCCTCATCAACGAGCAGAGTCCGTACCTGCGCCAGCACGCTCACAATCCGGTGGATTGGTACGCATGGGGCGACGAGGCGCTCGAGCGGGCGCGCGCCGAAAACAAGCCCATCCTGCTCTCGATCGGCTACTCGGCGTGCCACTGGTGCCACGTGATGGAGCGCGAGTCGTTCGAGAACGAACAGATCGCGCAGTTGATGAACGAGAATTTTGTTCCGATCAAGGTCGATCGCGAGGAGCGTCCCGACCTCGACCAGATTTACATGGACGCGGTCCAACTGCTGACCGGGCGCGGCGGATGGCCGCTCACCGTGTTCCTGACGCCCGCCGGCGAGCCGTTTTACGGCGGCACCTATTTTCCGCCCGAAGATCGGCAGGGGATGCCCGGGTTTCCGCGCGTGCTGACCGCGATCGCCAACGCCTATCAGACGAAGCCGGACGACATTCGCCAGAACGTCGAGCGGCTGGGCAAGGGACTTTCCGGACTAGCGGAGTTCACGCCCGACGGCGGCGAATTGAAACCCGACCTGGCGGAGAGCGGCGCGCGCGCTCTCGCCGAGCACTACGATCGGATAAACGGCGGCCTCGGGCATGCGCCGAAATTTCCCAACACGTTCGTGTTCTCGCTGTTTCTGCGGACGCATCAGGCGACCGGCGACCTCGAATTCGGGCACATGGTGCGCGAGACGCTGACCAAAATGGCCAAGGGCGGCATCTACGATCAGCTTGGCGGCGGATTCCATCGCTACAGCGTGGACGATCGATGGCTGGTGCCACACTTCGAAAAGATGCTCTACGACAACGCGCTGCTGGCACGGCTTTATCTCGACGCCGGCCGCGCGCTCGGCGAGCCCGAGTTCGTGGGCGTTGCGCGCGAGATTCTCGATTACGCGCTGCGCGAGATGAGCAGTCCGGAGGGCGGCTTCTACTCGACCCAGGACGCCGACAGCGAGGGCGAGGAGGGCAGGTTCTTCGTCTGGACGCCGGCCGAGGCTCGCGCGGTGCTGGGCGAGGAGCTGAGCGTGATCGCGGAGCGCTACTTCGACATCACCGCGGAGGGGAATTTCGAGGGCGCCAACATCCTTCATCGCACGATCGGCGTGGACGACGCGGCGCGGCTGTTCAAGCGAAGTCCGGAGGAGATGGAACGCGCGCTGGGCGAGATTCGCCACCGTATGTTCGAGGCGCGCGAGCGCCGAGTCAAGCCGGCGCGCGACGAAAAGATCCTCGCCGCATGGAACGGCATGATGATCGGCACGCTGGCCGAGGGCTTTCGCGCGCTCGGCGATGAGCGCTATCTCAACGCCGCCGCGCGCGGTGCGGAGTTCGTGATGACGCGCCTGTGGGACGGCCACGCCCTCAAGCGTTCGTACAAGGACGGCGTCGCCCGCTTCAACGGCTATCTCGAGGATTACGCGCTCTTCGCGGGCGGGCTCATCGACCTGTACGAGGCCTCGCTCGACGGCCGCTATCTCGAACTCGCGCGCACGATGGCCGACGCGATCCTCGGGCGCTTTCTCGACGCGGACAACGGCGGCTTCTTTTTTACCTCGGCTGACCACGAACGGCTGATCGCGCGATCGAAGGCGGTCTTCGACGGCTCGACGCCCTCGGGCAACAGCGCGGCCGTGCTCGCGCTGCTCAGGCTTCACGCCTACACTGGCGAGGAGCGCTACTTCGCCGAGGCGCGGCGCACGCTCAATCTGCTCGCGAGCTTCGTCGAGCGCCAGCCGTTCGCGTTTTCGCACATGCTCGAAGCAATCGATCTTTACCAGCGCGGCGCGAGCGAGATCGTGATCGTCGGCGACTGCGCGGCGGATGAGCTCGAGGAGTGGATCGCGCGGCTCGGCCTGCTCTATCTGCCTAACCGCGCGCTGTTTCTGACCGACCCGCGCGCCGCGACAGGCGGCTTCGTGCCGGAGGCCGTGCGCGGCAAAACGCAGATTAACGGCAAACTTACGGCCTACGTCTGCCGCGAGCGGACGTGCACGGCGCCGATCACCTCGTTCGAGGCGCTTAGGGGAGAGCTCAGGGGTTGAGTGGGAACGCCGCGCGACGAACCGCAGCCGCCGGCGCCGCCGTGCTGCCGCTCGCGCCGATGGCGCTGGACCGGCCGGCGGTGGCCGGACGTTCGGTGCTCAAAGTCGCGGTTTTCAATGTCGCGGGTGGCGCGGACCTCGATGCGATCCGCCGTTGTTTCATGCGTCCGCCGCTCGCCGACGCGGGCACCCTGCTGCTATGCGAGGCAAGCTGGCGGGTGCCGCGGCACGCGATGGTCGAATTTGCGCCGAGTCTCGCGGCGGCGCTCAGGATGAGCTTCGTCTTTGTGCCGTCGTTCGGGCGCGTCGGCGCGAGCGGGGCAGTGCGCGCGCTCGGCAACGCGATCCTGTGTGCGCAGCCGATCGAGGATTTTCGCGCCATCCCGCTGACCCGGCCGCCGTTTCGCTTCTATCGGCATCCGCTGATCGGCGCTCACCAGGGAATCCTGGCCAGTGTCAGGACCGGCGTCGGGCGGGTCACGATGGGCGTGGTGCATCTGGAGCGCCGATGGGATCCCGCGGGGCGCGCCCGTCAGATGGAGGACTTTTTGCGGGCGATCGGCGACGAAGCGCGCGTCATCATCGGCGGCGATTTCAACACGAGCACGCTGGACATGGATCGGCGATGGTCGCTGTTGCGCGCGGCGGCGAAGATCGTCGCCTCTCCGCGGCGGTTTCGCGAGCCGCAGCCCTACGAGCCGCTCTTCGACAGAATGAACGAGCACGGACTGTCGATCAAAGGGGCGAACGTGGCGCATGCCCCGACGTTCACCTTGAGCCGGGCAGTGCCGATGCGCTGGCGGCCGAAGCTCGACTGGATCGCGGCGCGCGGAGTCGCGCCGAAAGAGGGATCTGCCGCCGTGGTGGCGGCGCGGACTTCGGTCCTCGGGCGGCGGGTCTCAGATCACGATTTCGTGCTGTGCGAATTCGGCTTGTGAAAACGCAACCCCGGAGCCGTGCTCCGCTGCTCCAGGTCAGCACCGCTTGCGGATACGTTCGGCCTCCGCAATCAGCGTCGGATAGCCGAACGAGGGCTGAACGCCGCTTAAATCCAGATTGCCGAGCTTGCGCGAGCGCGTGATCATCGCGCCCGCGGCTGCGGCAACTTCCGCCGCGGACTCCTCGCTCAGTTCATATCCGTAAAGCTCGCGCGCCATCGCCTTGGCGGTGTTCGCCGTCAGCTTCGCCATCGCGGGTCCTCCTTCAGATACTCCATAGCCTGTCAGATCTTCGGCAGCGGCAGCGGGCCGCGCGCGCGTTCGTACGCGTCGGCCACCTGCAGCACGGCGACCTCGTCGAAGGGTTTGCCGATGATCTGCATCGACAGCGGCAGGCCCTCGTTCGAGAGCCCGGTCGGAATCGACACCACCGGCTGGCCGGTCGCGTTGAACGGTCCGGTGAAGCGCACCATGTTGGCGATCATGTCGTAGGCGCGGTCGCCGATTTTCGGCGCGACCGTCGCCTGCGACGGGGCGAGCAGCACGGCGTGGTCCTGCAGCGCGTTGAGCGCCTCGGCCAGCATCAGGTTGCGCTCGCGCTGCGCGCGGACGTAATTGACCGCCGTAATCGTCATCGACGTTTCGATGAGCGAGCGGACGTCGGCGCCGTAATCGCCGGGTCGTTCCCGTATCCATTGTTCGTGGAACTCGAGCGCTTCCGCCATCAGCACGACCATCGTGACCAGCGCGCCTTCGACGAACGAGGGAACCGAAACCTCTTCGACCGCGGCGCCCAGCGAGGCCAGTTGCTTCTGCGCCGCCGTGAAGGCCCCCGCCACGGGCTCCGAGACCCCGGTGTTGAGCTCGCGGATCACGCCGACGCGTATGCCCTTGAGGTCGCCGCCGAGGCGGCTCGTGTAGTCGGGCACCGGCTCGCGGCTGGAAGTCGCGTCGTTGGGATCGTGACCCGCGATGACGTTCAGCATCAGCGCCGCGTCGCGCGCCGTGCGCGTGATCGGACCGGTATGGTCGAGCGAGTCGGAAAGCGGCATTACGCCATAGCGGCTGACGCGGCTCCAGGTCTGTTTCAGTCCGACGCATCCGCAACACGCCGCCGGGATCCGGATCGAGCCGCCGGTGTCGGTCCCGATCGTCGCCGCCGCGGTGCGCGCGACGATCGCCGCGCCCGAGCCGCCGCTGGAGCCGCCCGGAATGCGTTCGAGGTCGTAAGGATTGTGGCAGGCGCCCCAATGCGGATTGTTGGTGGTCGCGCCATAGGCGAATTCATGCAGGTTGAGCTTGCCGAGCAGCACCGCGCCCGCCGCGCCAAGGCGCGTCCACACGGTCGAGTCGTGATTCGGAACGAACTCGCCCAGGATTTTCGAGCCGCCGGTGGTCAGGATGCCCTTGGTGTAGCAGAGGTCCTTGAGCCCGATCGGCACGCCGTGAAACGGCCCGCGCCATTTTCCCGCCGCGATCTCTTTCTCCGCGGTGCGTGCCATCGTACGCGCGGCGTCGGCGGTCACGGTGATGTAGGAGGCGATGCGCTCGTCGACCGCTTCGATGCGATCGAGATAGGCCTCGGTCAGTTCGACCGGCGAAATTTCCTGCGCGCGCAGCTTTTGCGCCAGCGTGGCGACGTCGAAATCGAGCAGCGGGCTTGGATTTGCCATCGGTCACCTCGCGCGTGTGGAGTTGCTCTATCGCGGACGGGCCGGATGCCGAGGTGCGCCGGCGGAGCCCGTCCACGCGCGCCAGCCTAGCGCAATTTTCGGCGCGAGCGTGAGCGCTCGCGCCGCCGATTACTTCACGATCCCGCGGCGGCGGAGGTCGGCGATCCGGTCGCGGCCGTAGCCGAGATGGCGCGCGAGAATCTCGTCGGTGTGCTCGCCCAAAAGCGGCGCGGCATGCTCCGCCTTGCCGGGCGTCGCCGAGAACTTCGCCAGCGTGCCCGTTTGCACGACGCTGCCCCATTGCGAATGGCGCAATTCGGCGAGCAGCTGATTCGCCTGGACCTGCGGATCGTCGAAGAGCTCGGCGGTGCGATGCGTGGCGAGTGCCGGAACGCCGGCGGCGCCGAGCGACGCCAGGGCGTCGGCGCGATCGACGGCCTTGAGCGCCGCGGCGATCGTTTCGGCAAGCGGGCTGTCCTCGGGCGCGCGCGCGGCCTCCTCATACGGCGTGCCGGCGCCGAGATTGCACACGCGGCGCATCGCTTTCCACTGCGTGGGCTCGGCGGCGTGGACGAAAATCCATCGTGCGTCGCGGCACTGGTAGGCGCGGCAGAGCGCCGAGCGTCCGCGCGATTCGGGGCGGCCGTTTTCCATGTCGGGGCGGCCGTCGTAAAAGATGAATTCGCCCTGCTGGAACGCCATCGCGGACTGCAAAAGCGAGGTCTCGCATAGTTGGCCGCGGCCGAGCCGCGCGCGCGCGCGCAGCGCGAGCGCGCATCCGAATGCCGACAGCATCGCCGCCCCGTAATCGCAGACGGCGCAGGTCAGGTAGAGCGGCGGATGGCCGCGGCCGCCCTCGGCCGCCATCAGGCCCGAGCGCGCCTGCAGCAGGGGATCGAAACCGGGCTGGTCATGCTCGGGGCCGCGGTTGCCGAAACCATTGACCGACATATAAATGAGGCGCGGATTGATCGCCGCCAAAGCCTCGTAGTCGAGCCCGAAGCGGCGCATCCTGCCCGGGCGGAGGTTTTCGACCACGACGTCGGCGCAGCGCACCAGGCCGTGAATTATCTCGCGCCCCTCGCTGGAGGCGAGGTCGAGCGAGAGCCCGCGCTTGCCCTGATTCCAGCCGAGGAAGCCGAAGCCAAAGTGGCGGAAAGCGTCGCCCTCGAGGCTTTCGATCTTGATCACGTCGGCGCCCATCTGACCGAGGATCATCGGACCGTACGAGCCCGCGATGTAGCTGCAGAAATCAAGGATGAGGACGCCGTCGAGCGGGCCGCGAGCGAAGTTGCCGTTCTGCGGCGCGGCGGCGCGGACGTTCGGCACTGGCTCCAGGAGCCATCGTTCCGCGTCGCGGTCGCTTTCGATAGCTGGCGCCGGTCCGGCGATCGCGCCCGGCGTGCGCTCGAGGCCGACGGCGATGCCCGCCTGGATCGTCGCGCCCAGCGCGGGATCCTGGAGCGCGCGGCGCATCGCGAGCGCCTCGACCTGCGGGTGGCCGATGAAGTCCGTGCGCGAGAGCACGGGCGCGCAGGGGATGTCGTTTTCGCGCAGGATGAGGAGCCACTCTGCGCGTGGCCGCGTCGCGAATATTTCCTGCAGCAGATCTTTGAGAGCCTGGCGATGCGCGCTCGCGACGCCCCACGGCGCGCCCTCGAAGCGCGCGTCAGATACCAGTTCGGGCCGCTCGAGCGCGAGCGCGAGCTTGTTCCAAAAGGTCACGTTGCCGCAGGCGACGAAGAGGTATTCGCCGTCGGCGGCGCGAAACAGCCGGTAGCAAGGAATCGGGCCGAGCGGATCCAGCGGTCCTTCGTACATCCGCGTCATCTTCTCATGGCGCATGATGCCGCCGGTCTGCAGCGAAAACGCCCCAGCCAGCAGGGAGACTTCCACCAGTTGCCCGCCGCCGCCCGACTCGCGCGCGCTGAGCGCAGCGGCCACGGCGGTCGCGCCGAGCACGCCGGCCGCGTAGCTGGCGGCGGGAAAGTGCAGCGCCACGGGATTTCCGCTGAGCGCCCACTGGCTGCCGTAGATGCCGCCGAGCGCGGAGGCCAATTCGTCGCTGGCGTCGAAATCGGCGAGCGGCCCGCGGTTTCCGAGCGGCGGAACGTGCAGCACGATCAAATCCGGATTGATGCGGCAAAGTTCCGCATAATCAAGCTTAAGCTCGCGCATCCGCGCGCCGGTCCATCCGATCACCGCGACGCCGGCCCATCGCAGCAGCCGCTCGACCTGCGCACGTTCGGCCTTAACGTCGAAAAAGAGCGCGCGTTTGCTGCGATTGAGCGCGTGGAAATGCGCCGAGCCGCGCGCGCGGGCGCCGGCCGGGGGTTCGACCTTGATGGCATGCGCGCCGTGCTCGGCAAGCAGCATCGCGGCGTAAGCGGCGCCTAGGTTGGAGTCGAATTCAACCAGGTTGATGCCGTCGAGGGCCTTATTCATCGGTAGGCTCGGTGCGAAAAGGGGCGCTTGTGCGCAAGGCTCGAAATTCTCACGGGGCGGGCGCGACGCGCAAGCGCTCAAAAACTGCTGGTTTCGCGGCCGTGAGCGGCTCCGCGCGGATGAATTCAATCGCGCATAACTCGCGCGTAACCAGCGCGTAACTTTTGCTCTTTAAAACACCCCTCGTTGAAAGTATCCCTACGCGGGACCGGTGCCATTTCGTCCAAAACAGGAAGCAGATGTTCGCGCTCGAGTTGCGAGACGCGACGACTCAGGGGGTCCAATGAAGCTGGGAGGAGTACGTCGATTCGGGGTGGGATTGGTTGCCGGCGCCGCGCTGGCGATCGCGACAGGATGCTCGACGGCCGGATGGGGCCCGGCGCCAGCCAACACCGGCGCCCCGAGCGGAGCACACGGCGCTCCGCCCATGGTCATGACGACCGGGATGCGGCTTCACGAGAAGGAGGGCGAGGTCATGGTACCGCCGTGGGTACGGGTTCAGGACTGCTCGATCGTGGCTATTTCTACGCCTGACCGTTGGGCCTGCCCGGACGGCAAGGTTTACACCTCGTTTGACCTGGCTCGCGCGCGGACCGGTGAATACGTGCTGCCACCGCTGCCGCCGCCGGCGCCGATCGTGGTCACTCCGCTGCCTGAGGTAGCGGCTGCGTCGTCGACGGAAAAAATTATCCTGCGCGGCGTGCACTTTGACTTCAACAAAGCGGACATCCGTCCGCAGGATGCTGCGGTGCTGGATGAGGCTGCGGGAACTCTGAAGTCGCATCCGGATGTCGCGGTGAACGTGAACGGTTATTGCGATTCGATCGGCGGCGTCAGATACAACCTCGGCCTCTCGCAGCGCCGCGCCGACGCGGTCGTGCACTACCTGGCCGATCACGGCGTAGCGGAGGGCCGGCTTAGTCCGCACGGCTACGGCAAGACAGACTTCATTGCGAGCAACAGCACCGACGAAGGCCGGGGGCAGAATCGCCGCGTCGAAATGGTCCCGAACTCGACCGGCAAGGTCTTCATCATGGGAACCCCGGGCAGTCGCTAAAGACAACGCGGGCATCGCGAAAACCGGAACGCGGGCTATCGGGGGAATATGAAGCTTGCACGCAAGCAAAGCGGCTCTGCCGCGGGGGATCGAATGAGGTCAGAAGTAGTGCGCCGATTCGGGCTCGCGGCGATCATCGCCGCCGTCCTGGGATCGGCTGCCGGATGCTCATCCTTCAGCGAGCTCACTTCGTCGCAAAGAGGATGGGGTCCGCCTCCGCCGAGCGGCGGCGCACCGGTCGCGGCGCAGCAGGGCGCTCCAGCAATGTCCCAGACGACCGGGATGAAGCTCACTCAGAAGGACGAGTCCGTGAAAGTGCCGTCATGGATACGGGTGCAGGACTGCGCGATCGTCGCGATCTCGACGCCGAGCCGCTACGCCTGCCCGGACGGAAGGGTCTACACCGGCACCGAACTCTACGATTCCCGCTCGGCCAACTGACGGGCTAATGGCAACGGACGGATCAACGCAGCAAACGGATCAACGCAGCATGGGACTGCCGCAAGCGCGCGGCGATAGAAGGCAGGTCACCGGTGACGGGGGTATTCGGCAAAAAAGCCGAAAAGCCGAGGAGAGAGGGTCAATGAAAGGTAACAGGTTGCTAGCTGTCGCGCTCGCGATCGTAATCGTGGGCGGAGTCGTTGCCGCTGGGGCGCAACGTGCGTTCGCGCAAAGTTCCAGCAGCGGCGCGATGAAACTCTGGGTCGACCAAAGCACCGGCCAGGTCTTCGTGCGGCCGGGCAAGGGCCGCGTTCCGCTTTCGATAACTACGGAAGACGCGAACGCGATCGAGCAGCAGGTCGAGCAGAAGGTCCAGGCCAATACCAATGCTCAGATAAAGGCCCAGGTCGAGCAGAGCGCGGCGCAGCTGCAGGAGCAGAACCAGGCGCTGGCGACGCAGGTCGCGCAGATGCAGCCGGCGTGGAAGAGCTACATGGACGACTTCCACGACAAGTTCCGGCTAGGTGCAGTCTTCTACGGCGACTACCGCTTCTATACCAACACGGGTTTCCAGCCGCAGGAGATGACCCAGCTCACCAACCCGGGTCCGGGTAACAACGACTACAACTCGTTCGACGTCACCCGCACCTATCTCAATTTCTTCTTCTTTCCGACCAAGGACTGGGAGCTGCGGCTGACGCCCAATATGTACAAGACTATCGGCTCCTCGAACGACAAGGTCGGCCAGACGACGGGCTTCGGCAGCAACCTCGACGGGAATCTCGGAGTGCGGATGAAGTACGCCGTGCTCACCTACAACGGGCTGCTCAATTCGATTCCGATGCTCAAGGGCGGAGTGGTTATGCTCGGCGAGCAACCCAATCCGCTGGTCGACTGGGAAGAGCAGCTTTATGGATTCCGTTACGTCAACCTGACGCCGTGGAACTACCTGAGCCTGTCCTCGACGCAGGTCGGCGTGGGCATGGCGGGTCCCGTCAAGTTTGGCGAAAAGACCTATTTCGACTACGCGTTCGGCGCTTATGACAACTCGAGCTTCCACGCTTTCGAGCAGTCAGACACAAAGCAGGCCATGGTCCGTGGCACCGTGTACCCGTTCGGCGCGAAATGGCGTTTCGATGGATTGGGTTTCACCGGTTTCTATAACTATGGCTACGGCAACACCGCGCCTGACACCGCCGATCTGCCGACGGCACTGAAGGGCGGTGACGCGCAAATACAGAGGCTCGCGGCGCTCGTGCACTACACTGCCTATAACTGGGG
Protein-coding regions in this window:
- a CDS encoding thioredoxin domain-containing protein — encoded protein: MSDEHGQAASGRKPNRLINEQSPYLRQHAHNPVDWYAWGDEALERARAENKPILLSIGYSACHWCHVMERESFENEQIAQLMNENFVPIKVDREERPDLDQIYMDAVQLLTGRGGWPLTVFLTPAGEPFYGGTYFPPEDRQGMPGFPRVLTAIANAYQTKPDDIRQNVERLGKGLSGLAEFTPDGGELKPDLAESGARALAEHYDRINGGLGHAPKFPNTFVFSLFLRTHQATGDLEFGHMVRETLTKMAKGGIYDQLGGGFHRYSVDDRWLVPHFEKMLYDNALLARLYLDAGRALGEPEFVGVAREILDYALREMSSPEGGFYSTQDADSEGEEGRFFVWTPAEARAVLGEELSVIAERYFDITAEGNFEGANILHRTIGVDDAARLFKRSPEEMERALGEIRHRMFEARERRVKPARDEKILAAWNGMMIGTLAEGFRALGDERYLNAAARGAEFVMTRLWDGHALKRSYKDGVARFNGYLEDYALFAGGLIDLYEASLDGRYLELARTMADAILGRFLDADNGGFFFTSADHERLIARSKAVFDGSTPSGNSAAVLALLRLHAYTGEERYFAEARRTLNLLASFVERQPFAFSHMLEAIDLYQRGASEIVIVGDCAADELEEWIARLGLLYLPNRALFLTDPRAATGGFVPEAVRGKTQINGKLTAYVCRERTCTAPITSFEALRGELRG
- a CDS encoding DUF1254 domain-containing protein, with the translated sequence MAASLIAAIILSTGGHRAYAEDVMDIATQAYIYGYPLVTMDMTRRALTNVAEPDSSRAPMGQLLKLRTYPAVDDHSVTAPNADTLYTIVWLDVSKEPWIISVPDMGDRYYLLPMLDGWTDVFAVPGKRTSGGGAQRYAITGPGWTGKLPDGVKELKSPTGIVWLLGRIYCTGTPEDYQAVHELQDKFSVVPLSSYGKAYTPPAGQVDPAFDMKKAVRDQVDSLDTYAYFNYLAKLMKDNPPAAADAPMLAKMARIGLVPGQKFDSSKLGLLDEELVKAVPKFAMVKILEYFKHMKPINGWVVTTKTGIYGTDYLQRALITAIGLGANRPQDAIYPTSRADVHGKHYDGASKKYVMHFAKGALPPVNGFWSLTMYDSHYFFVPNPLNRYTLSQRNKFVTNADGSVDLYLQADSPGEARESNWLPAPKGEFIPMLRLYWPREHSPSILDGSWKPPVIEAVR
- a CDS encoding amidase, translating into MANPSPLLDFDVATLAQKLRAQEISPVELTEAYLDRIEAVDERIASYITVTADAARTMARTAEKEIAAGKWRGPFHGVPIGLKDLCYTKGILTTGGSKILGEFVPNHDSTVWTRLGAAGAVLLGKLNLHEFAYGATTNNPHWGACHNPYDLERIPGGSSGGSGAAIVARTAAATIGTDTGGSIRIPAACCGCVGLKQTWSRVSRYGVMPLSDSLDHTGPITRTARDAALMLNVIAGHDPNDATSSREPVPDYTSRLGGDLKGIRVGVIRELNTGVSEPVAGAFTAAQKQLASLGAAVEEVSVPSFVEGALVTMVVLMAEALEFHEQWIRERPGDYGADVRSLIETSMTITAVNYVRAQRERNLMLAEALNALQDHAVLLAPSQATVAPKIGDRAYDMIANMVRFTGPFNATGQPVVSIPTGLSNEGLPLSMQIIGKPFDEVAVLQVADAYERARGPLPLPKI
- a CDS encoding 3-keto-5-aminohexanoate cleavage protein, with protein sequence MYFTDDSLFPENMAPLIITAAPFGPEWLPGDCDIPLTWDEQLQRAVDCYNAGATMLHVHIRDPKTGQGSANFDEYNYFIGRLKEAVPKMILQVGGSISFAPHTAEAKAKWLDYDTRHMLTELNPKPEFVTVTTGTTLWDITSAFVPGDAKGTHLDDPKVAAAWANMVVDSTPAFYVEHLKRLRAHKIQPYFVPGTVHQLEIIERLIRTGVYMGPLNVALCGYGGGTMGRNPFDWMEMVRRTPHGSSSATFWSSMRGNIAIQNLALILGLHIRVGNEDNIWDAKKQRWDSVKQIEWAVKLCEQFGRRVATAEEARKIMKVGVWYDTVEETLFNLGLPPNRAEGYNGFLTYETDGRIPKAAAVPSNPTRIL